In one Gemmatimonadaceae bacterium genomic region, the following are encoded:
- a CDS encoding FHA domain-containing protein, which yields MPVIKVNDQQYSLRPGPNRVGAGMDADVRVDENPDLGVQAIVDVAIDSQAVIRRAGTSAAVRVNGVPLVDPTPLIHGDKVEIGGRELFFADDTKAGATQYVSANDVAALAQKRSGPARATAATGGRLVSLVDGKEYAVPSGGLIIGRDAASGVVVAQNEVSRKHAEVVAVDTGYEVRDFSANGVFVNGNRVDQAFVLSRADVIRVGSEEFRFYADVPASAPKAAPAPAPEPPPAATPEVVSAVPEAPPAKSTAPVLAVLEITNEGPTKGTEYEIRVPLAHVGRGAHNDVVIADDSVSDTHAKLQRRDDGWYLVDVGSTNGTYVGGQRIAAERRLDGAPDIRFGGVKAVFRAKDSGADTNKGTRAIASVDRSVLRETAARPAAPQQTVAVATPEPRKGLPGWIWGVVVLAIGAAAAFFLLNR from the coding sequence ATGCCGGTCATCAAGGTCAACGATCAGCAGTATTCGCTGCGGCCGGGTCCCAACAGGGTCGGCGCAGGCATGGACGCCGACGTCCGGGTTGACGAAAACCCGGACCTCGGCGTTCAGGCGATCGTTGACGTTGCCATCGACAGCCAGGCGGTAATTCGTCGCGCGGGGACGAGTGCGGCGGTGCGCGTGAACGGCGTGCCGCTCGTCGATCCAACGCCGCTCATTCACGGCGACAAAGTCGAGATCGGAGGACGCGAGCTCTTCTTCGCCGACGACACCAAGGCCGGTGCCACGCAGTACGTGTCGGCGAACGACGTCGCGGCGTTGGCGCAGAAGCGCAGCGGTCCCGCGCGCGCGACGGCGGCAACGGGTGGTCGTCTCGTGTCGCTCGTCGACGGAAAGGAATACGCGGTCCCGTCCGGCGGTTTGATCATCGGCCGTGATGCGGCATCGGGCGTCGTCGTGGCGCAGAACGAAGTGTCGCGCAAGCACGCCGAAGTCGTGGCGGTCGATACGGGCTACGAGGTGCGCGACTTCAGCGCGAACGGCGTCTTCGTGAACGGCAACCGCGTCGATCAGGCGTTCGTGCTCTCGCGCGCCGATGTGATTCGCGTGGGCAGCGAGGAATTCCGCTTCTACGCCGACGTGCCGGCATCCGCTCCAAAAGCCGCACCGGCACCCGCCCCCGAACCGCCGCCCGCCGCGACGCCGGAAGTGGTGTCGGCAGTACCGGAGGCACCGCCGGCCAAATCCACCGCGCCGGTTCTCGCTGTGCTCGAGATCACGAACGAAGGACCGACCAAGGGAACGGAATACGAGATTCGCGTTCCGCTCGCGCATGTCGGCCGCGGCGCGCACAACGACGTGGTGATCGCGGACGACAGCGTCTCGGACACCCACGCCAAGCTGCAACGGCGAGACGACGGCTGGTATCTCGTGGACGTTGGCTCGACGAACGGCACCTACGTCGGCGGCCAGCGCATTGCGGCCGAGCGGCGGTTGGATGGCGCACCTGATATAAGATTTGGCGGTGTGAAGGCGGTATTTCGGGCCAAGGACTCTGGGGCCGATACCAACAAGGGGACTCGCGCCATCGCGAGCGTCGACCGTTCCGTGCTGCGGGAGACCGCGGCTCGTCCGGCCGCGCCGCAGCAGACGGTGGCAGTTGCAACACCGGAACCACGCAAGGGGTTGCCGGGATGGATCTGGGGTGTCGTCGTACTCGCCATCGGGGCGGCTGCCGCTTTCTTCCTGCTGAATCGCTAA
- a CDS encoding Stp1/IreP family PP2C-type Ser/Thr phosphatase — translation MVRLLHAARTDVGMIRSGNEDNFAVNASRDRGLFIVADGMGGHAAGEVASEMAVQTVERELQGVVRDLEDKSAAAKLTDALRKANRTIHDRTLTEVDKQGMGTTASVLMLSPTKYLIGQVGDSRVYLLRDGALSQLTKDHSYVQEQVDAGFLTPEQARYHPYSNVITRCVGASPDVEPDVYQGEVKVGDIYLVASDGLTGMVDDRRLQMLLMSRAEPERKVYSLIQEANGRGGLDNITAIVVQVMADEA, via the coding sequence ATGGTCCGTCTGCTTCACGCCGCTCGCACCGACGTCGGGATGATCCGGTCGGGAAACGAAGACAATTTCGCCGTCAACGCGTCGCGCGACCGTGGGCTGTTCATCGTCGCCGACGGGATGGGCGGTCACGCCGCCGGCGAAGTCGCGAGTGAGATGGCGGTGCAGACCGTCGAGCGCGAGCTGCAGGGTGTGGTGCGGGATCTCGAGGACAAGTCGGCGGCGGCGAAGTTGACCGACGCGCTGCGGAAGGCCAATCGCACCATTCACGATCGCACGCTCACGGAAGTCGACAAGCAGGGGATGGGCACCACGGCGTCGGTGCTGATGCTCTCGCCGACGAAGTATCTCATCGGCCAGGTCGGCGACTCACGCGTGTATCTCCTGCGCGACGGCGCGTTGTCGCAGCTCACGAAGGATCACTCGTACGTGCAGGAGCAGGTCGACGCGGGATTCCTGACGCCGGAACAGGCGCGGTATCATCCCTACAGCAACGTGATCACGCGCTGCGTCGGCGCGAGCCCGGACGTCGAGCCGGACGTCTATCAGGGCGAAGTGAAGGTGGGCGACATTTACCTCGTCGCGAGCGACGGTCTCACGGGCATGGTGGACGACCGGCGGCTGCAGATGCTCCTGATGTCGCGCGCGGAGCCCGAGCGGAAGGTGTATTCGCTGATTCAGGAAGCGAACGGGCGCGGCGGACTGGACAACATCACGGCGATCGTGGTGCAGGTGATGGCGGACGAAGCGTAG
- a CDS encoding ABC transporter ATP-binding protein, with translation MHEEDVVGKAYDSRLMRRLGAYVRPYGWLVVAALACLMIDGLTQLVGPLMTQRVIDVALPAHDVHIVVQAALFFAASLVVAFCCQYGETMLTSLLGQRVMRDLRRDIFAHVQRLPVPFFDRNPVGRLVTRVTSDVESLNELFTSGVVAGLGDLFTLLAISVMMLVTDWRLSLASFAVIPFVYWVSHVFRMKVRESYRDIRAKLARINAYLQERITGMRIVQLFGRERDEAARFDELNRGHLDANLESITYYALYFPAIEILTSIALALLIVTGAHRVEIHSLTVGTVAAFLQLVRRFFQPLQDLSDKFNTLQQAMAASERVFVLLDTPGVEASGRRGVGPAVTNAPTPRRLDAPTPGVSVQFDNVWFAYDTGHVARNDGQFASPEWVLKGVSFNVEAGRSLALVGHTGAGKTTIINLLLRFYEPQRGRILVDGVDAREIPLERLRALIGYVQQDIFLFAGDVLSNIRLSNPLTDEQVAEAASRVGADRIVRRLPHGYAQVLGERGASISVGERQLLSFARAVAADPALLVLDEATSAVDSEIEAEIQSALAALMQGRTTIAVAHRLSTIVDSDEILVLHHGVVRERGTHRELMAKRGLYDRLYRLQAGAVRDALRDVSSAASSAASSASSAGS, from the coding sequence ATGCACGAAGAAGACGTCGTCGGCAAAGCGTACGACTCGCGCCTCATGCGCCGGCTGGGCGCCTACGTGCGGCCATACGGATGGCTCGTCGTGGCGGCGCTTGCGTGCCTGATGATCGACGGACTCACACAGCTCGTCGGCCCGTTGATGACGCAGCGCGTCATTGACGTCGCGCTGCCCGCGCACGACGTCCACATCGTCGTCCAGGCCGCGCTGTTCTTCGCGGCATCGCTCGTCGTGGCGTTCTGCTGCCAGTACGGCGAGACGATGCTCACCAGCCTCCTGGGCCAGCGCGTGATGCGCGATCTGCGTCGCGACATCTTCGCCCACGTCCAGCGTCTGCCCGTGCCGTTCTTCGATCGGAATCCGGTCGGCCGTCTCGTCACGCGCGTGACGTCCGACGTCGAATCGCTCAATGAGCTCTTCACCTCGGGAGTCGTCGCCGGACTCGGCGACCTGTTCACGCTGCTCGCGATCAGCGTGATGATGCTCGTGACCGATTGGCGGCTGTCGCTCGCATCGTTCGCCGTCATCCCGTTCGTGTACTGGGTGTCGCACGTGTTTCGGATGAAGGTGCGCGAATCGTATCGCGACATTCGAGCGAAGCTCGCGCGCATCAACGCGTATTTGCAGGAGCGCATTACGGGCATGCGCATCGTGCAGCTGTTCGGGCGCGAGCGCGACGAAGCGGCGCGCTTCGACGAATTGAATCGCGGCCATCTCGACGCGAACCTCGAGTCGATCACGTATTACGCGTTGTATTTCCCGGCGATCGAAATCCTGACGTCGATCGCGCTGGCGCTGCTGATCGTCACGGGCGCGCACCGTGTCGAGATCCATTCGCTGACCGTGGGCACCGTCGCCGCGTTCTTGCAACTCGTTCGTCGCTTCTTCCAGCCGCTGCAGGATCTGTCGGACAAGTTCAATACGCTGCAGCAGGCGATGGCGGCGAGCGAGAGAGTCTTCGTACTTCTCGATACACCTGGCGTCGAGGCGTCGGGGCGTCGGGGCGTCGGACCTGCCGTCACGAACGCCCCGACGCCTCGGCGCCTCGACGCCCCGACGCCCGGCGTCAGCGTCCAATTCGACAACGTCTGGTTCGCATACGATACGGGCCATGTCGCACGCAATGACGGCCAGTTTGCGTCGCCGGAGTGGGTCCTCAAGGGTGTGAGCTTTAACGTCGAGGCCGGTCGGTCGCTGGCGCTCGTGGGTCACACCGGCGCTGGCAAGACGACGATCATCAACCTCTTGCTCCGTTTCTATGAACCGCAGCGCGGCCGCATTCTCGTGGACGGCGTGGACGCACGAGAGATCCCGCTCGAGCGGTTGCGCGCGCTCATTGGCTACGTCCAACAGGACATCTTTCTGTTTGCCGGCGACGTGCTGAGCAACATTAGACTTTCTAATCCGCTGACCGACGAACAGGTCGCGGAAGCAGCGTCGCGCGTCGGCGCCGATCGCATCGTTCGACGGCTGCCGCATGGCTACGCGCAGGTGCTGGGCGAGCGCGGCGCGTCGATCAGCGTGGGCGAACGCCAACTGTTGTCGTTCGCGCGCGCGGTGGCGGCGGATCCCGCGCTGCTCGTCCTCGACGAGGCCACGAGCGCCGTCGACAGCGAGATCGAGGCGGAAATTCAGAGTGCACTCGCGGCGCTGATGCAAGGGCGCACGACGATCGCGGTCGCCCACCGATTGAGTACAATTGTCGATTCCGACGAGATCCTCGTGCTGCATCACGGTGTCGTGCGCGAGCGTGGGACGCATCGTGAATTGATGGCGAAGCGCGGACTCTACGACCGATTGTATCGCTTGCAGGCCGGCGCGGTGCGCGACGCGTTGCGCGATGTATCATCCGCTGCATCATCCGCTGCATCATCCGCATCGTCAGCGGGCTCATGA